Part of the Mixophyes fleayi isolate aMixFle1 chromosome 12, aMixFle1.hap1, whole genome shotgun sequence genome is shown below.
AGATGTTCTCTGCTGTGATGTCACCGCTCAATACCGTCAGTTGGGCTGGTGTAAGATGGGGTAGGGAGCAAGAACGGAGGTATTCCGCTATTTGGTGGCAATAGAGGTCTGGGGACAAGGGAGGTGGGGGGAGGTTGTAAAGCGAGTCATAATAGGCCTGAAACCTGCTTGCTATAGCCTGAGGATCATATAGAGAGCGCTGGGAGTGATCCTTGATCAAGATAGTTTTAAAGTGGGTGCACTTGGTGTGTAACCTACGAGCTAGCAAAGTGTCCGCTTTATCCCCTTTTCGTAGAAGTGCTGTTGGAGCCACTTGAGAGTCTTGGCTTATTTAGTTACAACCAGCTTACAGAGTTGACCTTTGAGAGCCAGAACTTTCTGATGAAAAGCACTGAGAGTTTTGTTCTGGGTCTCAAAGTTACTAACTGATTGGTGAAAACGTTTCTTCTCATGGGAGACGAGACTGATCACGAAGCCCCGGATGAtggctttatgagcttcccaCTTAATAGTGGGAAGAACATCATCCTGAACGTTGTCAACCTGGAAGTCTATCAGAGCTTGGCAGATAACGGTAACATTATAAGATTTCAGAAACAGGGAGGGGAGGACATCTAACTGTAGAAGCACTGCGAATGGTCAGACCAAGGAACTGAGATAGTAGGAGCAGATATGGGCGCTCTGGTTGTAAGAGCATCTGCGTAAGGGTGAGGAGAGCAGCAAAGCTTAATATTTAGGATAACAGTAGTCTCTCTCCCCACCCCTCCACCAAAAATTTGACATATCGTGAATTGTGAGCGTCTGGCAAAGAAGTTCGCAAAGAATGCACTTTGGGCAGTGTTGGGAGCATAAAGTGTAGCAATGGTAATGAGCAGTTGTGAGAGGGAGCTAGTCAGAATGAGACAATAACTGAGGATATGCGTAGGACGAGTTACTTGTCAGCGGTAAGGAGTGATGTAGGAGAATAGCCGTACCCTTCATCTTTTGAGAGGAAGTAGTATAATAGATATGGTGGTAAGTCTTACAATGTAAACCTGCCAAGGGAGATGAAACCATTGAAAAACatgatgaagaaaaaaaaaaaggctgggtGTGTAGGGGCTGACCCGGACCAGGGGACAgtaggggggagggaagggagggtTAGTAGGAGCCAGAAGAAAGATGGTGAGAGAAGGCAACCTGACTAGCAGGGTGGGCCTTCCAGGGGCAAGAGCCAGTACATCCTGTGAACACGGGGGTGTGGGGGGTGGCGGTAGTATAAAGGCTCTTCTAAgaactataataaaaataaacattcagaAACCGTTTCAACGTTTCCTTAATAAATTATATCGCTTCTGTAGTGACTTTCAGAGTCCGGTTAGTTCCTGGTCACAGACAGATGGTCATCAATACTTCTCATTTTTTTCCAGCATGACTAAACAACCCATTTCCTTAGTACTGGTTTCTAATTGCAAAATAGAGAACTAAATAAATCTTTAGAATGAAGGTGTCCTGGCCCTTTACAAGAATGCAGTTTTCCACTATTCGTGGTACCTTCTCTGGGTGCCTCTTTGTCTGTTATTTCATCTTCCTCCCACATATACTACTACTTCACCAAGTTATATTCTGTTGCTGTCCTCCCTTTTTCATTACCCTTCAGTGCTTTCCTTATTACTGATGCATCTATTTCGTCAGACACTTTCcacctcctcccttctctctaaACTGAAAGTTAAAAGGTTTCTCCACCAACATTGTAATGGTTAACAAACACGGCCCATGGGTATTGCATAGTAAAGTTATAATACTCGCTCTGGCAGCCCGTATGGTCCACTCAAACGCTGCTGCTCAGTggctgtattatttattattcctgCATTTTGGAAGTCCGGTGCAACAAGACACTATGAGGACTACAACTCCTCAGCCCACCTGATCTGTACATGGCTCGGACTGTTCTCCAAGCCAAGTATGGACTGAGCAGGCTGGCTAACTGCAGCTGTAGCCTTGTAGGTGTGCTCTACATAGCCAAAGTACTGAAATGTAAAACCTTCCATTGATTAGTGGAGACCTTGCCAGTGATGAACCATTTCTCTGGTCTCTTCTTTACAGAATGTATGACAACATGTCCACAATGGTGTTTCTGAAGGAAGACAAGTTGGAGAAACTCACCCAAGATGAGATCATTTCCAAGACCAAGCAGGTGATCCAGGGCCTGGAGGCCTTGAAAAACGagcacaattccatcttacagAGCCTACTGGAAACCTTGAAGTGTTTGAAGAAAGATGACGAGAGCAACCTGGTGGAGGAGAAATCCACCATGATCCGCAAGTCTCTGGAGATGCTGGAGCTTGGTCTAAGTGAAGCACAGGTAATTCTGAGACTTCTGTACATTGTTCAATGCAATTCCACAATTCAGAATAGGGTTTTGTTGCTTCCATCATTGCACAACCTGTGTATAGTTGTACTTGTATGTGCCACGAAAAGCCCTTCCGATACAATGACAATTGTATATGTAAAATCCAATTGCTTGACAAGGGTTGAGATGCATGTAATCAGCCATTTTGAACTCTAAAAAACAGGTTCAAGCCTTTTTCAATCTACGTCTGCTGTTTTGCCTTGCAGTGTTCAGTAGGTCATATCTGTGACTAGTTTATTAAAATAGATAATATGTTAATCACTTAACAGTTCGGCAATCCTTCTAGTAGTGCTAGAAAATGTGAATGGTACGTACGCTGGTGATTACTATTAAAGCATTTTATAATTGGCATTATAAGTAGTGTAACTAGTTGTTCCTATGAGGCAGGTTGCTGACGTCTGATGTGCATAGAGAAAGCTCTCTGCATGATAAAACCCCGTTTATATACTGTAACTTACATTTGCGTTCTAGTGGCCTATTCATACTATGTTAGCTGTAAAACATTCTAGTAATGGGGGAAAAATTGAAGGTAATACTTAAGAACATGCAATTTGCAGTCTTACTAGACCTTGAAATCCTTCTGAGATTATTTGCTTAATGATCGGAGCACAATGTCTGTGACACCTGGCTGTAATGAAAACAATTATAACAAATACAAGTGTTGTCCCCGTGGCTCCATACTGCAGCCGGCATCGTGTGATTGTGGTGTCTGTCTGCACAGGTTATGATGGCCTTATCGAACCACTTGAACGCAGTGGAGTCCGAGAAGCAGAAACTGAGAGCTCAGGTCCGCCGGCTGTGCCAGGAAAACCAGTGGCTGCGGGATGAGCTGGCCAACACTCAGCAGAAACTCCAGCGGAGTGAACAGTCCGTGGCTCAACTAGAGGAGGAGAAGAAACATCTAGAGTTTATGAATCAGCTGAAGAAATATGACGACGATATTTCTCCATCGGTTCGTAGCCTTCGTGTTTTCTGGCTTTGTCTATTACCCATCAGTACTACTCTGTTCACCCGTTCTGTGTTCAACTGGTGCTTGTTTCCTGCTCATTACTGGTAACTCCAGGCTTCCCCTGAGTTACTGTTGACACTGACGGACAGTAGTGACCTTCAGCTGTCCTGGATCCACGTCCAACCAGCTAATATATAGTCATAAAATTAATTTCTCTACTTGTGGCCAGATTAGAAACCTGTACATCACAGGTGCTAAACTGGCGTTATAAGCTAGGTCTGTCAAGGTGACTGGCATGAGCACTGAGTAATGTAGTTAAACGTGCTGGCAGGTTGCTCCTATTAAGGGGGTTGAAGTGTTTGTGTTCTTCCCCCTCCCTCTTTTATCTGTATCTTGTTTTCTATGCATCGGCCTCGTGTGTTTTACATGGGCACATCCAGCTGCCCGGCCTGAGCACCACACGACCGTGTCCCTTGGCGCACATTTCAGATGATGACTATACAGTGAATTCAGTCATCTGACTTTTTCTCTcggtcctgggggtaaatgtatcaagctgagagttttccgtcgggtttgaagaaccaatcagattctagctatagtttattaagtacattatacaaaatgatagctagaatcttattggttgctataggcaacatctccacttttcaaacccgccgtaaaactctcagcttgatacatttaccccctggtctgcttCTGCAGTTAAAATTCATGTGGAAAGAGGACAGGGCATGGGCGGGTGCTCACATGAAGATTTGGGGAGAGCCTGGTACTGCACTGCATGCGCCAGCCCATGCaggctcagaagagcagagcagggccCTGGGTGCGGATGGACCAGAATTGCTGGACCACCTTCATCTCTGGGCTCTGATAGAAATTCTACATTTAGCTTGATGTAGAGCCGAGTTTTCACATCTGTTTTAATAGCCCGTCCATCTCTCTTCTTCAGGATGATAAAGACAGTGACTCATCTAAGGAGCCTCTGGATGACCTCTTTCCCAACGATGATGATGACCAAGGACCAGGAAGTAAGTGCCCTGTAGATGGCCAAGTTCCTTCCTGTCACATGTCAGTGTGTTTATCtttgcaaataatttataaaatctTTTACTGATGTACCGATTAtgttaaaagataaaatatgaagATTTGaggttttatttgtgttttattaatcTTTTACCTGCCACTAATAGTTTCACTGTTGCCGAATTGcttatttgcattttatattggtCCACTTTTGAACAAGTCCTCTTATTTAACCACCGTCTGTCCATGCTACAACTTGGGGAATCCCCACATCAATGTACATGTAGGATGAATGCTTAGCGGTGGGGTTGAGGAAAAAGTGCACAACAAAACCTGCGTAACTGATGCTTATTCTGGTGACTTCTTAGCCACAGACTTTAACATGCATTTACCAACATTGTAACGATGTTGTAGAAACTGCATTTTACTGTtactaaaaattattaaaaagaaacTTTTTTCTTGCACGGTACTCCATTTATGTTATCGGAATATTATTTGGTAGTCTGTTAATTATCTTGTCAGCATTTGCTCTCAACGTATTAATTGATTAATCCAACGCAATGTTTGCAGTACAACAGCAGCACAGCAGTGCGGCAGCTGCAGCCCAACAAGGGGGCTATGAGATCCCTGCACGATTAAGGACCCTCCACAATCTGGTGATTCAGTATGCGTCCCAGGGCAGGTATGAAGTGGCTGTGCCTCTCTGCAAGCAAGCGCTGGAAGACCTGGAGAAGACCTCTGGCCATGATCACCCAGATGTCGCTACAATGCTTAACATACTGGCTCTGGTATACAGGTCGGTAGCATCTGACTAGTTTAAAGACTAGCTCTGTATTTATCGCACAAAGCAGCGGTTTATGAGCAATGTGTGGACTTCCTGTTTTGGGAGCAGTTTGACAGCAGTTGGGAGAATCTAAGGAGGCCTAAGTCTGCCATTGATCAGTCTCCCTGATTGCTCCAATCTAAGCAATAGTCATTTCGTAATAATAATTCCGATGTATTAACACAAACCTAATTTATACATAAGTTTTCTGTTACAATGGTCTTTGTGTTTCtgtgacttggggctagatttactaagcttcgggtttggaaaatgtggggatgttgcctatagcaaccaatcagattctagctgtcattttgtagaaagaactaaataaatgaaagctagaatctgattggttgctataggcaacatctccactttttcaaacccacagcttagtaaatctagcccttgatgtgtCTAATTCTGTGTTTAGTCATTTAGCAAGTGCCTTAAATTCTCTTCCAGGGATCAGAACAAATACAAAGATGCTGCCAATCTATTAAACGATGCCCTGGCCATCCGAGAAAAGACTTTGGGAAAAGATCACCCAGCGGTCAGTAAtcaaatctttattatttattacaatatttcgTCCACCCTACACTTCATCCCACCCCCTTTATTTAGTGCTTATAAGTGTTTTAATGTTAAACTCAACAGGCGAGATTGCTTATGACCAGGCTGGGTTCCTTGATGTAGCAGGTaggattctgcagcgctgtacgcTCCAAATACCAATCACCTGGAATATGAGTCACGTGTAACGCTTGGTTCCCCCAGTAAAGCAGCAGTCCTTTCCGGGGCCATTTCATTGGCCAATTGAGATGTACAATTTTTCTTATTTATAGGGTTTTGTTTGGTTTGAGTTGAAAGCGAGAGAGTGCAATGTAAAACAACCAGAGCCCCCCAAATATTGGAATAATAGTGAAGTTATTATAGTAATTTGCCATTTCAACACAAAACTCTACCTGCTGGAGAGAAGATCTCATGCATTGTTTGAAATACGGGATGATCATCTCACTTCGACAGTGATGTATCCCCATGAACCAGCTTCCGTTTGCTTAGTGTTCTGTGTTCTTacttatctttatatatatttttttctctctccttgtTCCCCCTTCCTAATATCACACATATATAGGGATCTATGGCTCTTTAGGTAAATTCTTATCATGTATGTTGTACAGAAGAACAGGCTCAGAGTTCTGTTTGTCCTGATGGATGAGAGCTGTTTGGCATTACATACAGATGTGTCAGCTGATTACACACTAAAATACAGCCTTTATTTTTACTTAACAGTTTTAGCATGTTTGTATGTGAAGTGCTTCATCTTATTGCACAATACACTGGTATGTAGGTGCACGGTTTGAGCCagttgtattaaaataataactttCCAGCGGTTGCTGGTTTAGACGTAAGCCATGTCCTGTGTGCACGTTTATAGAAAGGAAAGTAACATTAACTTGTAAACAGGAAATGCTTTGAATGTTCTCCTTttcataacctttttttttttttttaagctagtTGTAGCATTATTTAAATGGAATATTTCTGGGAAGAGCTGCTGCTTTAACTGAACTTTGCTGCTATAGGAATGGGGGGGGTCGTTCCACCATTTGATTTTGCTGTTGTATAATCGTAGCATGGAAAACTAAATAGGTGTCTGCACAAAAATGATGTAGCATTTGTAGATACTGGCTGATTTTGTGTATTAAAAAAAGTGCACCGATCAATGGTTTTGGGTATAAATCTGTCCTCTGGGTATGATTTGCTTATTATTAATGTTCAAAAAGATATGTATTCATAGGAACGCCAGCTTCTTAAATGACGCCAAACAAGACTGCTCTTGTAAAGGCCAATTATAATAGGTGGTAGCTATAATAAATGTAGAAACTGCTACACCCATGTTACAAGGTGAGCTGAAAATCtgttcgtgtttttttttttttttttttttttttttaaaggtcataaaaaaatattgctgcaCTGCAGTTACGTTCAGCGTGTGGCACTCCCCAGATCTGTATGTACCATGATCCTCAGCCATTGTGTGCTTAGCTGAGAATCATGGGATATGTAGTTGTACAATAACGAGAGTGCAAATATTTTCTCTGCACAGTTCTTTCAGTCTCCTACTTGTGTCGTCTATAATCCATATCCAATGTATGTGCATCACTTCCTTTATTGATCGATCCCAGTGCTGAAATTGTAGTCACTGTTGCTGTTTGAATGCTTTTTGGAAATCTGACGTCATATTGAACGCACAGTGAATAAGTATCGTCTGTTATTCTTTTGTGCCGCGGTGCTAATTTCTGCTTCTTCCACATCTCGGCCTGCATTGATTTTCTCCAGTGATCTATGCTTGTCCTTGGGGACCCTTTGTACTTTCATGTGATTGTGCTGAGATTGCTGCCTGTGGATATTCAGCAGTATCTTATGCTCTGCAGGTCGCGGCCACACTTAATAACCTAGCTGTGCTCTATGGGAAACGGGGGAAGTACAAGGAAGCGGAACCATTATGCAAGAGGGCCTTGGAGATTCGGGAAAAGGTAAGTCGGAGAATGGCGAGTAACTGCAGCTTGTTATGTTATAGGAACATGAGGCTGAGACATTGCTTATGTGTAAACGCTGGATTTATCCCCTGGACTAAAATGAAGATACTATAATTTTTGAGAGGcttggtttttatttatttaggcaCACAGGTACAGTATTGTACCATCTTCCACAAGGTGACCTCTAGGGGCGCTAGTGCATTGGGGTTTATAGTTGATGAAGCTGTCTAGCAATTCACACCCCTGTTAAGTACTAGCTATATGTTTTACTGAACACTTTTATAGGAAAGTAAATAGAAATGGGGTATAGTTTTCCTTTTACTGAGTAATGTACATGAAAGGTTTCCCTTTACTTGGTCATTAAAAAGCACTACATCATTAGTGTGTATAGTATCGGTGTAGAATATATTGGACTTGGGGATTGTGATTATTAGGACTTTCTATATTTATAGACCTTATAGTCCCAGGCATCTCAGGCGGGGATGCCGCCATTTATGTAATGTTGGCACTGATCTGCAGAACTCAGCTACACCCAAAATCTAATTTGTTCccatatgaaaataataatggatGCATATGTAATAGATCAGACAAGGAGAACTCTAGTTGCTGGAAATTGTTATTGAAAGATGTACAAGTAGTGTCTCCTGCTTCTTGTAGTGATTCTCAGTAAGCTTaggcaggaagtctgctgtgaCGAAAAAAAATGCTTCCCCTGCAATTCCAGCCGTATCTTAAATCAATTcctgtttttttaattacaaatttAAGGAGGCCTCTCTGAAATCATCCCAGCAGGTAAAACTGAGAGCTCTCATCCCCAGGGCCCTCATCTGACTTTTGCAGTCTGATTCAGCCAGGGGATCACTTGAAGCTGATTGGACGGCTGTCAGTCTGCATAAAGCAGGACCCTGGCGGTATTACCATCTGGTTCAAAATTGTCCAGACTGTGATCATTGGATAATATGTAAACCATTGGTGTGTGTCCTGAACCACTGAGGTCCTGGGAATGTGACCGGTTTTACAAGATGTTCATAGTGTAATTATCTTCTAaatcttaattatttttatttaaaatttctgtGGGATAATACTGAATGCATATAAATGCACTTTGTCTTCCAAAGGCTTCCATTGTATAATGCACATTGGAGGAATTTTACTGTTTGTAGCCCTTCAGAGTAGAAGCCTTTGCTTTATACTTCTGAGACAGACAATGATAAGACATAAATAGGTTTCTGCTGTATTTAAGGCTCTGCATCTCTGGCTGTATCTCTAGGCTTTAAAGCTGCATTTTCAGCGCACAGAATGACTAGGCATGTGTCCAGACTCTTCCTAGGGGGAGATTGTTAGCTGCGATGCTCCTCTTAACATCGCAGGCGTGGGATTTTTACAATAAATCTCCAATGAATTTTCCTCGCGCCCTATAGAGGTGCGATGAAAAATCAGTGGAGAATTTACCGTGATAACAGTAAAAATGCGCAgtcgcgatgttctgaggaacatcgcagctaattgTATCTCATCCCTAGAGTGAGGATTTAAGCGCTTTC
Proteins encoded:
- the KLC1 gene encoding kinesin light chain 1 isoform X3 — encoded protein: MYDNMSTMVFLKEDKLEKLTQDEIISKTKQVIQGLEALKNEHNSILQSLLETLKCLKKDDESNLVEEKSTMIRKSLEMLELGLSEAQVMMALSNHLNAVESEKQKLRAQVRRLCQENQWLRDELANTQQKLQRSEQSVAQLEEEKKHLEFMNQLKKYDDDISPSDDKDSDSSKEPLDDLFPNDDDDQGPGIQQQHSSAAAAAQQGGYEIPARLRTLHNLVIQYASQGRYEVAVPLCKQALEDLEKTSGHDHPDVATMLNILALVYRDQNKYKDAANLLNDALAIREKTLGKDHPAVAATLNNLAVLYGKRGKYKEAEPLCKRALEIREKVLGKDHPDVAKQLNNLALLCQNQGKYEEVEYYYQRALEIYQTKLGPDDPNVAKTKNNLASCYLKQGKFKQAETLYKEILTRAHEREFGSVDDENKPIWMHAEEREKFKGKQKDGTFGEYGGWYKACKVDSPTVTTTLKNLGALYRRQGKFEAAETLEEAAMRSRKQAPVSQGLDNVHKQRVAEVLNDPESIEKRRSRESLDVVKYESGPDGGEEVSMSVEWNGDGTGSLKRSGSFSKLRASIRRSSEKLVRKLKGGSARDGDPKNPGMKRASSLNVLNTGGKAAEDHMQERNNCLTDSRGLSASHTDLAH